A single Scleropages formosus chromosome 4, fSclFor1.1, whole genome shotgun sequence DNA region contains:
- the peli1b gene encoding E3 ubiquitin-protein ligase pellino homolog 1b: protein MFSPDQENIPTASKAPVKYGELIVLGYNGSLPNGDRGRRKSRFALYKRPKANGVKPSTVHMACTLQAAKAISNKDQHSISFTLSRAQTVVVEYTHDSSMDMFQVGRSTESPIDFVVTDTVPGGQTGGDAQTVQSTISRFACRITCHRAPPHMARIYAAGFDSSKNIFLGEKAAKWKTADGQMDGLTTNGVLVLHPRDGFTENSKPSMWREISVCGNVFTLRETRSAQQRGKMVENETHELVDGSLIDLCGATLLWRTAEGLSRTPTLKHLEALRQEMNAARPQCPVGFNTLVFPSMRRREVVEDKQPWVYLHCGHVHGYHDWGNRAEQEPGGQRECPMCRTRGPYVPLWLGSEAGFYVDSAPPTHALSPCGHVCSEKTATYWSQIPLPDGTHTFHAACPFCAQQLSAEHPYVRLIFQGPMD from the exons GTACAATGGATCGCTGCCCAATGGGGATCGAGGGAGGAGAAAAAGTCGCTTTGCGCTCTACAAAAGGCCCAAAGCAAATGGAGTGAAGCCGAGCACAGTGCACATGGCGTGCACATTGCAAGCAGCTAAG GCCATCAGCAACAAGGACCAGCACAGCATCTCATTCACCCTGTCTCGCGCCCAGACCGTGGTGGTCGAGTACACGCATGACAGCAGCATGGACATGTTCCAG GTTGGCCGCTCTACAGAGAGTCCTATCGACTTTGTGGTGACGGACACGGTGCCCGGGGGCCAGACTGGCGGTGATGCCCAGACGGTCCAGAGTACCATCTCCCGCTTTGCCTGCCGTATCACGTGCCATCGCGCCCCCCCTCACATGGCACGCATCTATGCTGCTGGCTTTGACtcctcaaaaaacatttttctgggG GAGAAGGCAGCCAAGTGGAAGACGGCGGACgggcagatggatggactcaccACCAACGGTGTTCTGGTCTTGCACCCACGGGATGGCTTCACTGAGAACTCCAAACCGAGTATGTGGCGGGAGATCTCCGTGTGTGGCAATGTGTTCACACTGCGTGAGACACGTTCAGCCCAGCAGCGAGGCAAGATG GTGGAAAACGAGACCCATGAGCTGGTGGACGGCTCGCTTATCGACCTGTGCGGGGCTACGCTGCTGTGGCGCACGGCCGAGGGCCTGTCCCGCACTCCCACACTGAAACACTTGGAGGCGCTGCGGCAGGAGATGAACGCAGCTCGACCGCAGTGTCCCGTGGGCTTCAACACACTCGTCTTTCCTAGCATGCGCCGCAgggaggtggtggaggacaAGCAGCCCTGGGTGTACCTGCACTGCGGCCATGTGCACGGCTACCATGACTGGGGCAATCGGGCGGAGCAGGAGCCCGGGGGACAGCGCGAGTGCCCTATGTGCCGCACCCGCGGACCCTACGTGCCCCTGTGGCTGGGCAGTGAGGCAGGCTTCTACGTGGACTCGGCCCCGCCCACGCATGCCTTAAGCCCCTGCGGCCACGTGTGCTCGGAGAAGACGGCGACGTACTGGAGCCAGATCCCGTTGCCCGACGGCACACACACGTTCCACGCCGCCTGCCCCTTCTGCGCCCAGCAGCTGAGTGCCGAGCACCCCTACGTCAGACTCATTTTCCAGGGCCCCATGGACTAG